The Lipingzhangella halophila genome segment TCGTCATCTGGCTCGTCCAAGCCCCCGAGCAGCAACGTTCCCACAGGGGACGTCCACATTGAAGGCGCGTCATCGAGGACGTGGGCAGTTCGGAGACCGAGCAGCAACGTCTCCGCAGGGGACGTCCACGTTGAAGGATCGGCGGATTGGTCGACGGCGGCGAGGTGTCCGTAGTTCCAACGCCTCCGCAGGAGGCGTCCGAGTTGAAGGCTGTTCCAGACCGACAACCAATCCACTCGAAAGCCCGTTCTAACGCCCCTTCGGGGGCGCCCACGTTGAAGGCACAGCTCACACGCCAGGGTGGCAACCGAGCGGCGCGTTCCAATGCCTCGCGAGGGGCGCCCACGTTGAAGGGCCCTCGTTGAGCTGGTCAACACGGACGGCGTAGCGTCTCAACGTCTCCGCAGGGGACGTCCACGTTGAAGGTGGGTGGCCACGGACACGAACATGCCGGCCGCTCGGGCGGCAACGTTCCCGGAGGGGACGTCCACGTTGAAGGCACGGGTCTTGTGTGGAGTCGCGTTCGATCGCGTAGTCTCAACGTCTTCTCAGGAGACGTCCAAGTTGAAGGATGTTGGCGATCGACAGCTTCGATGGCGAGAACCGCGCAGCAACGTCCTCACAAGGGACGTCCGCATTGAAGGGACGACGGCCCTGACGAGATCACCGGCCCCCTCTGGCGGCAACGTCCCCGTAGGGGACGTCCACATTGAAGGATCCACCTGGGTGACCTGCACTACCGCAACATCTCGTCTCAATGTCGCCGCTGGGGACGTCCACGTTGAAGGAGGGCGTCCATGGACCGGTGCGGCCCGGACTTGCCGTTCCAACGCCTCTTCGAGGGCGTTCCACGTTGAAGGGTCAACTTCACGGGCAGGTTCAGCAGCTTCTGCGGCATCAACGTCTCCTCAGGAGACGTCCACGTTGAAGAACCTGCCGTCCGTGGCTGGCGGGCGAGTTCGGCTCGTAGCAACGTCCCCCGGGGAGCCACGTTGAAGGGTCTGGATGATGGTCAAGGCAGCCCCGAGCACACCGTTCCAACGCTCCTCACGGGGCGTTCCACGTTGAAGGGGCAAAGATTGGGCGATGTTCGTTACGGCTCCTATCGCTCCAACGCCCCACCGGGGGCGTTCCACGTTGAAGGCTGGGGGTTGGTACGGGTCGAGTGTGGGGCCGCGGCCTCAACGCCTCCATAGAAGGCGTCCACGTTGAAGGTGCGTGACCAGGCGATTTACGTGACATTTAGTGCACGTCCCAACGCCCCTTTCGGGGGCGTCCACGTTGAAGGTTCGGCCCGTAGTCGTGGTCGTCCCACACGTAGGCCGCAGCAACGTCCCCACGAGGGGCGTCCACGTTGAAGGGCGTTCGCGAACCTCGTGCCCGCCGACATTCCCGGGCAGCAACGTCTCCGCAGGAGACGTCCACGTTGAAGGTGAGGTGCGTTGGGTGGATCCCGCCGAGCTGGACGGCAGCAACGTCCTCGCAAGGGACGTCCACGTTGAAGGAAGGCCGCTATCGCGATTGGTGGTGCGATTGCCGCGGCAGCAACGTCTCCGAAGGAGGCGTCCACATTGAAGGAACGCCAGCAGCGCGAAGCTGGCAATCATGAGCAGTGCAGCAACACCCCGAGCAGGGCGTCCATATTGAAGGACGAAGGCACGCAGGAACGCATACGCGCCCAGGGCGCAGCCACGTCCCCCGGAGGGGCGTCCACGTTGAAAGCTGCGCCGCCACACGACGCCGACCCGTCCGCCCCAGCAGCAACGCCCCAAGTGGGGTGTCCACATTGAAGGAGGAACGCGCACGCGAGCTGATATGCCGCCATTGCATGTCAACGCCTCCTCGGGAGGAGGCGTCCACGTTGCCAGGAAGAGCAGGCACGGGCCACGGGGTGACGCTCGAGTCTCAACGTTTCCGCATGGAACGTCCACGTTGCAGGACCCACGGCGTACCCGGGCGAACTGCGACAACGCCTCCTTAAGGGCCGCTCGCATTGACCCCCATGCCCAACTTGACGGTAGCTACGACCTCCCAACTCCACTCTCGCTCGGGACCCCACTGCACGACCAGACTCAGCGCGTCGACCGTCACCTCATGGCGGGGGACGCGCCGGCCGAGCACAGCGATAATCGGCTCGGCAGGCTGCCCGGTTGTGCTGTAGGCGATCGTCACATGTGGCGTCCACACTGGCTGAGCCTCGTTGACCTGGTCGCGTCCCGTGGCCACGCGCGTAGCCCGCCGAGCTGCCTCCTGCACCGGGTCCAGCGCCCGCTGAGGCTCGACCCCCAGCATGATGGCCTCGGGGTGCCACAGCACTCGCTCCAGGGTCACTGGCACCGGCGACACATGCGCGAGCTCGCGCCGCACTTCGGCGACCATGGCCTCACGGTGAGCTTCCGAGATCTCCTCAGTGGGGCCAGCGACGAGCGTCGTCGCGTGCAGCCAACGCAGCGGTGTCAGATGCAGCCCAGAAATACCAGCAAGCTGCTCCTGTGCCCACGCGGCGGCGGCCCGCACCTGCGAGTCGTCGCCGAGGAGCACGTGCCAGTACACCGTGCTCTGCCCGGGGGCTGGTTCGGCTCGGTCCTGCCACCGGTCGCGCATATGAGTGGGCAGTGGGCTCACACTGGCTCCCGAAATTATTGACGTGCAGCCAGCGTAAACTCTCCGAGTCTCTCGCGCAGGTCGACAGCAATAGGACTCCGCCGGAATCGTTCATGGCGCAGGTGCCGGTCAAGCCGCTCGGTGTAAGCAGTGACTGTGGCCACGCGTAACCCCACCGGCAGGTCGAACACCGGTGCAACCTCGGCTTCGGCAGCGTCAAGCTCTCCTTGCATTAGTCGGGCGATGCCAGCCCCGACGCGGATCTGAGCCCAATTCGCTGGCACGCGCGGAGCCCCTTCTCCCCAGGCTGCATCCGCCATGGCGGCAGCACGTAGTGCCTCAGAGCTATCGCCGGTGAATGTCGACACTGATAGCGCGAAGATTGCTTGTCTGGGGGTGGGGAAGGACCATGCGGTCGTACCTGAGTCCGGTTCGACTGTTTCGGCGGCCGTTTGCGCACGTGAAAGTGCCTCACGTGCGCGTCGCGCATCCCCCATCAGGGCTGCGGCGTTGGCCTCCTGGCTGGCCAGTTGGATGCGAACAGGGGTGGCAGGGCTGTGCCTGAATCCTTGGTGCGCCAGATCGGCCGATTCGACGTGCCGCTCCAGCCACCTGAGAGGGCGTTTCGTGGGTTGGTGTCCCTTTGGTCGTTGGGGCTGGATAAGGCGGGCTGGTCAGGGGTTCGCGTGTGGTCTATGGGCGCGGCTGGGTGAACAGGCCTGGTTCAGTCTCGTTTAGGATGCCGCGGCTGACCAGGCGTTTGAGCTTGGAGCGGATGTTCTCGACGTTCTTCGACGCGATGGGCAGGTCCAGGGCCTGGCACAGGTCGCGGGCGCGCAGCGGCCGGGCGAAGTCGGCGAATGCGGTCATGATCTGCTCGTAGGCAGGGTGGGCTGGAAGGGCGGGAGGCGGTGCGGCCGGCTCGGCATCATCCTCGGCGGCCAGCGAGAGCAGGGCCGTGCGGGTGATCTGCAGATGTGTGATCGCCTGGGTGAGTTCATCGAGCTTGGTGGTGAGTTCGTCGATGTGGGCTCGTGTCTGCTCGGCCTGGTGGGTGAGCGCCTGTTCGCGCTCGTCGAGGGTCTTCAGCAGCGGTTTCGCCTCGTGGTGGTTCATGTGTCGCGCCAGGACATGCTGGAGGTGTGGGTAAGCTGGCGGGTCGTCACGTCGCTCATCGCCCGGTACACGCGCGATTCGGAGCTGGTGGGACGGTGCTCGTAGTCGCGGACCAGGCGCCGATGCAGGACCAGGGTGCCGTAGGTCTGTTCGACCACCCACCGCGTGGGCTGGGGGACGAACCCCTTCTCGGCCGGGTTGCGCTGGACGATGTCCACGCCGATGCCCACAGAGGCGCCGTGGTCGACGACCGTGCTCTTCAAGCCCTGGTCGACCAGGGCTGTCTGTACGGTGTCACTCTGGGCGGCCACCCGGTCCAGCAGGGCGATGCCAGCGGTGTTCTCATGCGCGGATGCGGCCATCACGACCACCGCCACGACCAGGCCCAGCACGTCCACGGTCAGGCCGCGCTTGCGCCCGGTGACGCGTTTGCCCGCGTCGTTGCCGGTCGTGGTCGAGGGCACGGCGGCCGCCGCTCGGATGCTCTGGGTGTCCAGTACGACCAGGATCGGGGCGGATAATCGTGCCCGTTTCTCGCGGGCCTGCCAGCGCAGCAGGTCATGGATCGTCTGGTCGGTGCCCTCACTCGCGCCATTTGGCGAAGTAGTAGTAGACCGCGTTGCGGGGCGGCAGGTCGTGGGGTAGGTAGTCCCACTGGCAGCCGGTGCGGCCCTGGTAGAGGATCGCGTTGACGATCTCGCGCATGTCGTAGGCGCCCTGGTGGCCGCTGACCGAGGGGTGCGCGGCCTTCCAGGCCGTGATCACCGGCTCGATCAGGGCCCATCGCTCGTCGGAGAGGTCGCTGGGGTAGGGCTTGCGTTCGTGCACCTGGTCATCCCAGCATACCCAAGCCCACCAGGCAGGAGTAACGCTACAAATTCACATCATCACAATAAGACACTGGGGGCATCACCCCACGAAACGCCCTCTGAGGCCCACGAGGAGTTGGCCGCCATGGACATCGACGAGCTGCATGCGGCCCAGGTGCGGTGGCGCGCCGAGCAGGCCGCCTCGCTGCAGGCGTACCTGCGCCGCAGCACCAACCCCGAGGCAGTCGTCGACCCCAACTGGCCCATCATCCCCACCGCTGAATGATCACGCGTTCAACCTGGGAGTCCGCATGCGCCCCTACATCTCCAAACGCGGAACCAAGTACCGCGCCCGCGCCGTCATCACCGACACCGACGGCCAAGATCGGTGGATCACCCTGGTCAGCGGGTGCGACAGCGCTGAAGACGCCGAGGAACAGGGTTGGGCCGCACTATCCAAGATCAAAAAGGGCGTCTGGATCGATCCCCGCGACGGCGAGACCACCCTCGAACGCTGGGCGAACACATGGCTGCCCGCACAGGAACTACAGCTCTCCTCCTACCAGCAGTACGTGTACCTGCTCAGCAACTTCGTCCTGCCCGAGTACGGCGACCGCGCTCTGACCTCGCTCACCTACGCCGACCACGAGATCGCCGCCTGGGAACAACGCATCCGCTCGGCCTACTCCGCCTCGACCGCCACCCAAGCCCGCGGCCTTCTCAAACGAATGCTCGAAGACGCCGCCTCCCAGAAACTCATCGAACGCAACCCCGCCGAACGCCGCGGGCGCCGCGGCAGCGTCGAAGAACGCCGTCTCCAGGACAAGAACACACGTAAGGCCGAGGATGAGAAATGGACCAACCCGCTCGGTGCGCTCCTCCTCGCCGAACGACTGTCCCTACTCTCCGGCCGCGACGACGAGTTCATCCTGGCCATCACCAAGGCCTACACAGCCATGCGCATGGGAGAGCTGATCGGGCTGGAACGCGACCGCATCACCGCCACCACCATTGACGTGCGCTGGCAACTCTACGAACTCAACGACTCTTCCACGATCCGCAAGAACCCCAAGGACGGGAGCCTACGCACCATCGACGTGCCACCACACGTCGTGCGGCTGCTGTACCACCAGATCCGCAAGCTCGGCCCCTACGACCCGGTGCACGCCCCACTGTGCCCGTGCATCAAGCACGACGGTGACGCCGAGTTCCGGCAGAAGTACGGCCACCCCCGCGGGGCGCACGTCTTCCGGGGCACCACCAGCGTGCGGTCCCGCCTCGGCGCCGCCGGGGTTCGCCTCGCCGACGTCGCCGGGGCAGCCGGGGTCTCCACCGGGACCGTGTCCAACGTGCTGAACCGCCCCGAGAAGGTCTCCGAGACGGTCCGGCATACGGTGGAGGCCGCGCTGGAGGACTTCGGACTGGCGCGCGAGACGGCCGACAGCGGGGGCTACGCGCGCCACACCATCGCCGCGACGGGTTCCGCACCTGGCTGTTCACCCCGGCGGCCACCGGGTGGTATCCGGAGAAGAAACCATCCCCGGCGCGCCCGGTGCCGCTCGTGCCCGACGGATTGACCGGGAAGCCGGCGCGTGGCCGCGGCGCCGCCCAGCGCGCCCTGGCTTCCTGGTTGCCCGTCTGTGACGGGCTGACCCCGCACGGGCTACGGCACTCCCACCAGACGTGGATGGATGAGGACGAGATCCCCGAGAAACTCAAGCGGCAGGTGATGGGCCACGCCGACGAGCAGACGGTGCAGCAGACCTACGGCCACGTGACACCCGAGATGCGCGCCAGACGGATACGGGCGCTGTCAGCGCGGTGGGAGCAGTCGCTGCGGGACCGGGCGCGGATATGGCCCACCTCGCACGTTCCGCTGCTCGACACCCTGCTGGAGCCCTACCGGCACCACCACCGCAGGTACCTGCCGGTGGCGCTGCCGACCATGATCATTGCCCAGTCTTTGCCCACTTGGTACAACGAAACCCACCGCCCTCTACGGACGGTGGGCTCATGACCTGCTGTTTCTCTGTCGGGACGGCGGGATTTGAACCCACGACCCCTTGACCCCCAGAGAAGCGCTTACCGGCCATAGTGGCCGTAGTAACCAGAGAGAGCAGTTAAGGCCCAGGTCAGGGCACCTATAGCAGTCCCCGTTCACACAGGCTGTGAGACGCACGTGAGACGCTCCCTGACCGATCTTCGCTCGACTTCCCGCGGTCCCATAAGGCGGCCCCGGCGCGGCGTGCTGCCGACGTCCGGGGCCGCGGGTGCTCACTATCCCTGCGGTGGATCGGGGCGCTCCGGAATCTTCGCGCCCGGCTCTCCCACGTACCAGCGAACGAAGGTCCTCAGCACTTTGGAGCGGTCGGCTTCTGGGTCGGCGCGTCTCACGGCTTCCTCGAAGCGTTCCCAGAGGTCGTCTGGGGCGATGAAGCGGCGCGGCTTCCCCTGTGGTTGGGGCATCGGTTCCTCCTTCTATGGCTACGGAAAGTCTGTCATATGGCTTGCCGTATGGCCATTGCATGGCTATAGTCTAGCCATAGACGTTAGCCGCACAGAAGGAGCCCACATGAGCCTGATCAGCCGGTTCGCCACCGTTGCCGCCCGCGTCGCCCGCGACATCGCCGAAGCCCCCGAGGTCGCCCGCCAGCTCCGGCAGCGCCGCGCCGGTGGAGAAACCCCCCAGACCACGCGCCGCCCCGTCGAGGTCGAGATCGACCCCAACGACGTTCCCGACGTCGCCGACATCGAGGCCGCGGCCCGCGAGTACGAGCAGGCCCGCACCGAGGGCAACGCCGCGTCTCGGTTGAAGCGGCGCGCGGAGCGGATTCTCAAGCGCGTCCCCAACGGCACTCACGGCGCCGTGACGGTCGAGCGGGTCGAGTCCAACCGGATGGTCATCGACGCCGACGCCGTCCGCGAGCTGTTCAAGGCGCACGGCCTGGGCGAGGTTCCGCAGAAGCAGTGCAGCCCCTCCCTGGTCGTCACCATCGCCGACGACATCCCGGCCGCCCCGGAGCAGCACGCGCCGGTTCTGGCCGCCGCCTGACCCGCAACAGCCACCAGCCACACCTACGAGGGGAGACCCAAGTGACCATCATCGACTTCGAGCAGGCGCCCGCCGCCGCACGCGTCGAGCTAACCACGCCGACCCTGGCCACCCCGCCGGCCACCAACCAGCCGACGAACCCGCAGAATCCGGTCACCAACTACCGCGGCGACGAAGGCCGCCCCTACTGGCAGACCCGCCCTTGCCCGGTGTGGTGCGCCTACGGCCACGGCACCGACACGTGCGTTGAGGACGCTGAGCACATGGCGGGCTCGATGACCGAGGTGGTTCTGTCCACCGAGCCCGGCCGACACCTGCCCAGCCCCTACGCGACGTTCATCCCGCCCACGGTTGAGGCGTATCTCGCCCAGCACGAACTCGACCGGGACCCGCGGGTGCGGCTGAGCGTGGACACCGAGCATGTCCGCGGCGAAGTGCGCCTGACCATCACCGAGGCGCAGATGCTGCGCGACGCCCTGTCCCAGTTCATCGCCACCGCGGAGAACGCGGAGCAGCACTGACACAGAAACGGCCCTGACCAGGCACGCCAGCCCGGTCAGGGCCCCGGACCCCCAACCATCACGAAAGGGAATCGCAATGTCTGAGCCTACCGAGCGCGCGGACCTGAGCGTCCCACAAGCCCAGCAGCACACCATCCGGGTCCTGGCGACCCTGCTCGCCGTACCCGGCCTTCCCGCCGCGTCGTGGACCATCTCCAGCGTCCTACCGCACGAACTGCAGGGGATGCTGCCCCGCGGGAGCTGCATCGGTCTGCAGGCGTGGGCGGAAGCGTTCGGCGCCCGCGTCGACTGGCAGCGCCACGACGGTGATTACCCCGAAGCCCGTTTCCTCGTCAACGGCGTGGACGTCTTCGTGTGGACCTCCCTGGAACCCGACACCCACCAGTGACACAAGCGGGCGGGGCGCCTGGTCAGAGACGCCCCGCCCTCGCACCGAAGGGCTACACCCGATGCTCACAATCAGCTTCTCACAGCTCGCCCTCATCGTTGTCGTGGGCGTGTGGATCTGGAACACCACCATGGCCGCCCTGGATGCTCTCCACTCCCGCTACGAACTCGCCAACGGCCGGGTGCGGCGTCGCTGGTACGCCCCCGGCCGAAACGTCACCCACCCCCTTCATGGGCCGCTGGTGGTGCGAGACATCGACACCGACCCCGCCCTGTCCCACCCGTGGGTGTACGCCGAATCCCACTACGAGGGACATCCGGCCCGGTGGGTGCCCACCACCGAACTACTCCCGCAGAGGAGCGCCCGGTGACCACCTCGCACATGATCCGCACCGCCGGGTTCGCCCCGGTGTTGGCCGCCGTGCTGCTGGCCCTGGTCGTGCTCCTGCTCCGGTTGGTGTCGCTGCCGCTGGCCGGTGCGGCGCTGGCCCTGGACTTTGTGGCCGCCACGGTGGCCGACCTGCTCTCGACCCTGCCGGTGTCCGCCGAAGGGGGTGCCTCATGAGTGAGGTTCCCGAGTCCGCGTTCCGGTCCTGTGCGTGCGGGTGGTGGACGCGCGTGTTCGGGCTCGACGCCGACGCCCGCGCCGAGGCGGAGCTGGCCAAACACACCTGCCGCTGACCCCCTGCGGTGCCTACGCCCGCCCCGGTCCGTCGTGGCGGGGCGGGTCAGGGACCGCAGGACAGCGACCGAAAGGAACCGAGATGCGATTCCAGCTACACATCATCTACTGCACATATTGCACGAGGTGCAACGGCCGTGGGTGGTCGAACACAAGGCACCCGGTGCTGTGCGGCACCTGCAATGGCAAGGGCCACATCAAATGCGGCAGCGGGGGCGGACAACCCGGCTGCCCATAACCAACAAGTGCGGCCCGCCCTTCTCGCCAGGTCCGGGCGGGCCGCTCTCCCCATAAGGCTCGAAGAGGAGACACGACCATCATGGACCACGCTGATCAGCACAAACAAGAAACCAAGATCCTAGCCGCGCTGTCCCTTATGCGCGCCGCCCACCAGGGCGACGACGACGCAATCAACGCCATCATCCACCGCGCCGGCCAGGCGGGCGCCATCAACGAGCTGTTCGCCGCGCTGCTGGCCCTGGCCGAAGGCGCCATTCAGGACGCCGCGGAGTTCCACGGCATCGCCGTGGAGGACCTGCTGACCAACACCGAACTATCCGTCATGACCCAAGGGGGACGGTGATGTTCCGCCGCGCACGCGAGCCGGGCGTGGTCGACCAGGTCGCCAACCAGACCAAGCAGGCGGCCGACCTCGCCACCATCAACGACCAGGCGCTGACGGACCCGCGCACCAACCCCGCGGTCCGGGGCCACCACGACCAGTTGCGCAACGTCCAGCAGCGCCGCCAGCTCGACCTCGAACACCGCCGGGCGCTCCGCCGCGGCCGGGTGAGCGATTCCCGCGCCGCTGCCGCTGAGCGCGCCCTGGCGGCTGTTGACGCAGCCCGGGAGACCGCGTCCCCCGCACGGGCGGTGCTGGCGCTGACCCGCACCCGTACCCGCTACCTGGCCGGGTGCCTGGCCGCCTCAGTGGTGTGCTCCGTGGGTTCGGCCCTGTCCATCGTGGCCTGGTTGGGCAGTGCCTACCCGTCAGCTTCGGCCGGGTTGGGGTGGGTGGTCGAGTCCGGACTGACGATCC includes the following:
- a CDS encoding 2'-5' RNA ligase family protein, which translates into the protein MSPLPTHMRDRWQDRAEPAPGQSTVYWHVLLGDDSQVRAAAAWAQEQLAGISGLHLTPLRWLHATTLVAGPTEEISEAHREAMVAEVRRELAHVSPVPVTLERVLWHPEAIMLGVEPQRALDPVQEAARRATRVATGRDQVNEAQPVWTPHVTIAYSTTGQPAEPIIAVLGRRVPRHEVTVDALSLVVQWGPEREWSWEVVATVKLGMGVNASGP
- a CDS encoding transposase, giving the protein MHDLLRWQAREKRARLSAPILVVLDTQSIRAAAAVPSTTTGNDAGKRVTGRKRGLTVDVLGLVVAVVVMAASAHENTAGIALLDRVAAQSDTVQTALVDQGLKSTVVDHGASVGIGVDIVQRNPAEKGFVPQPTRWVVEQTYGTLVLHRRLVRDYEHRPTSSESRVYRAMSDVTTRQLTHTSSMSWRDT
- a CDS encoding transposase: MHERKPYPSDLSDERWALIEPVITAWKAAHPSVSGHQGAYDMREIVNAILYQGRTGCQWDYLPHDLPPRNAVYYYFAKWRE
- a CDS encoding LacI family DNA-binding transcriptional regulator, producing MRPYISKRGTKYRARAVITDTDGQDRWITLVSGCDSAEDAEEQGWAALSKIKKGVWIDPRDGETTLERWANTWLPAQELQLSSYQQYVYLLSNFVLPEYGDRALTSLTYADHEIAAWEQRIRSAYSASTATQARGLLKRMLEDAASQKLIERNPAERRGRRGSVEERRLQDKNTRKAEDEKWTNPLGALLLAERLSLLSGRDDEFILAITKAYTAMRMGELIGLERDRITATTIDVRWQLYELNDSSTIRKNPKDGSLRTIDVPPHVVRLLYHQIRKLGPYDPVHAPLCPCIKHDGDAEFRQKYGHPRGAHVFRGTTSVRSRLGAAGVRLADVAGAAGVSTGTVSNVLNRPEKVSETVRHTVEAALEDFGLARETADSGGYARHTIAATGSAPGCSPRRPPGGIRRRNHPRRARCRSCPTD
- a CDS encoding tyrosine-type recombinase/integrase, with translation MPDGLTGKPARGRGAAQRALASWLPVCDGLTPHGLRHSHQTWMDEDEIPEKLKRQVMGHADEQTVQQTYGHVTPEMRARRIRALSARWEQSLRDRARIWPTSHVPLLDTLLEPYRHHHRRYLPVALPTMIIAQSLPTWYNETHRPLRTVGS